In one Xyrauchen texanus isolate HMW12.3.18 chromosome 18, RBS_HiC_50CHRs, whole genome shotgun sequence genomic region, the following are encoded:
- the LOC127659229 gene encoding guanine nucleotide exchange factor DBS-like isoform X2: MATIWMSEKVAVQELQCRLSNVAYSIDEIMQKESSSFYAADILKELKQQFAFLSGGRGQDGSPIIILPEFPSFCEIGDQEFHNVLTYLTSIPSLSAAGVGFIVVIDRRRDRWTCLKGTLLRISGWFPGNLRLVLVLRPSAILQRMLSDVFFKLNRDDFKVPVIMLSSVTDLHSYIEPSQLTQELSGSQYYCHKTWISHRTDLESFAASVKRMSQRLLVFGRELAETELPNNLQTASSLLNAHTSKKESLKEEMAGALSQGRNLLENIREPVRRDPESSLNPDQLENIATVHRLLSQLNESSSAFDDFWFQHRNKMELSLKLCQFAYNFQQVQTDLKQATDTLNAFSDVGISYAQTEHLLEELTSHEEKACDVLERVRSLVAEGQGLIDSSQNEDDSVAINCSELQKAREKLTQEFKDKRTMLTQAMELHRRLDMVCNWCDDGMYMLASQPLDKCQSQEGAESALSELECYLETANEKQQWDISTVWLEYESILKNELKEQVKCAFEKKVSIQEMFERRRVSLKKLAAKQTRPVQPVAPRPESLSSPAHRDHENSFTSEDSDRRVSCKQVSSDQVDRSSHIASVSEEETLAVLRRHVMNELLETERAYVEELMCVLQGYAAEMDNPSMAPLIPAALQKKKDVLFGNMQEIYNFHQRVFLKELENYTDCPELVGRCFLDWMGELQIYEKYCHNKPRSESLWRQCSDCAFFQECQKKLEHKLGLDSYLLKPVQRITKYQLLLKEMIKYSKGCEGSVELQAALSSILGILKAVNDSMHLIAITGYEGNLGDLGRLLMQGSFSVWAEHKRGHVKVMELARFKPMQRHLFLHEKALLFCKRREESGEGYEKAPSYSFKQELSMSAIGITEHAKGDSKKFEIWSSSRDEVYTVQAMSEEVKTIWVTEIRKLLTGQLEACKEARQQRPPDQLTSDTSSTNRSGGVEKQKTEEERDKELENISEPRMTERTKGSSCSSETKPKRQDIRSDPTPLGWSKGSLSLDASMEHDGYFSAEEQMTSDPEEEREEKLCEDEPQSMRIAEEIHCSEETENSEK, from the exons ATGAGATCATGCAGAAGGAGTCCAGTTCTTTCTATGCTGCTGACATCCTCAAAGAGCTCAAGCAACAGTTTGCATTCCTGTCAG GGGGAAGAGGACAGGATGGAAGCCCTATCATTATCTTGCCAGAATTTCCTTCATTTTGTGAAATTGGAGATCAAGAGTTTCATAATGTTCTCACCTACCTGACAAGTATTCCCAg TTTGAGTGCAGCAGGTGTGGGTTTTATCGTAGTGATTGACAGGCGTCGGGATCGATGGACTTGTTTAAAGGGAACATTACTGCGTATCTCA GGCTGGTTTCCTGGTAATCTTCGGCTTGTTCTGGTGCTGAGACCTAGTGCCATCCTTCAGCGAATGCTGTCTGATGTGTTCTTCAAACTCAACCGAGACGACTTTAAAGTACCA gtTATTATGCTAAGCTCAGTGACTGACCTGCACTCTTATATTGAGCCGAGTCAACTGACACAAGAACTGAGTGGCTCTCAGTACTACTGCCACAAGACTTGGATCTCTCATCGCACT GATCTAGAAAGCTTTGCTGCATCAGTGAAGAGGATGTCTCAGAGACTACTAGTGTTTGGCAGAGAACTGGCAGAAACAGAACTTCCTAACAACCTCCAAACAGCCAGCAGTCTGCTGAATGCACACACTAGCAAGAAAGAGAGTTTGAAA GAAGAGATGGCAGGTGCTCTCAGCCAAGGACGCAATCTTCTTGAGAACATTAGAGAACCAGTGCGCAGAGACCCGGAGAGCAGTCTGAACCCTGATCAGCTGGAAAACATTGCAACAGTGCACAG GCTATTATCCCAGTTGAATGAGAGCTCTTCAGCGTTTGATGACTTTTGGTTCCAGCACAGAAATAAAATGGAGTTGAGTTTGAAACTCTGCCAGTTTGCCTACAACTTTCAGCAG GTGCAAACAGATTTGAAACAGGCAACAGACACACTAAATGCTTTCTCAGATGTTGGAATAAGCTATGCCCAAACAGAACACCTTCTTGAAGAGCTGACCAGTCATGAAGAGAAGGCTTGC GATGTGTTAGAGAGAGTCAGGTCCCTGGTTGCTGAGGGCCAAggtttgattgacagctctcAAAATGAGGATGACAGTGTTGCAATAAATTGCAGTGAACTTCAGAAAGCCAGAGAGAAACTCACCCAAGAGTTCAAAGACAAGAGGACCATGCTGACACAAGCTATGGAGCTACATAGAAGATTAGACATG GTGTGTAACTGGTGTGATGATGGGATGTACATGCTTGCGTCACAGCCTCTGGACAAGTGCCAGTCACAGGAGGGGGCAGAGTCAGCACTGTCAGAACTGGAGTGTTACTTGGAGACAGCCAATGAGAAACAGCAATGGGATATAAGCACAGTTTGGCTGGAATATGAGAGCATTCTGAAGAATGAGCTCAAA GAGCAGGTTAAGTGTGCATTTGAGAAGAAAGTGTCAATACAGGAGATGTTTGAAAGGAGGAGGGTTAGCCTGAAGAAACTAGCAGCCAAGCAAACACGCCCAGTCCAACCTGTCGCCCCCCGACCGGAGTCACTTTCATCTCCAG ctcaCAGGGATCATGAGAACAGCTTTACCAGTGAAGACTCGGACAGAAGAGTGTCATGTAAACAA GTAAGCTCTGATCAGGTTGACAGGAGCAGTCATATTGCCTCTGTATCGGAGGAGGAGACTCTCGCTGTGCTCCGCAG GCATGTAATGAATGAGTTATTGGAAACTGAGAGAGCATATGTGGAAGAGCTTATGTGTGTTTTACAG GGATATGCTGCGGAAATGGACAACCCCTCCATGGCTCCTCTCATCCCAGCAGCCCTGCAGAAGAAGAAGGATGTGTTATTTGGGAACATGCAGGAGATTTATAATTTCCACCAAAG GGTATTCCTCAAAGAACTGGAGAATTACACTGACTGTCCTGAGCTTGTTGGCCGCTGCTTTCTGGACTGG ATGGGGGAGTTGCAGATTTATGAGAAGTACTGTCACAACAAGCCTCGCTCTGAGAGCCTTTGGAGGCAGTGCTCGGATTGTGCCTTCTTCCAg GAATGCCAAAAGAAACTTGAGCACAAACTGGGGCTGGACTCGTACTTACTGAAACCTGTGCAGAGGATCACTAAATACCAGCTCCTGCTGAAG GAGATGATTAAATATAGTAAAGGCTGTGAGGGGTCAGTGGAGTTGCAGGCAGCTCTTTCCTCCATACTGGGCATCTTGAAGGCTGTAAATGACTCTATGCACCTCATCGCCATCACTGGATATGAG GGTAACCTTGGAGACCTTGGTCGCCTGCTGATGCAGGGGTCATTCAGTGTGTGGGCAGAGCATAAGAGAGGTCATGTGAAGGTAATGGAGCTTGCAAGGTTTAAGCCCATGCAGAGACACCTGTTCCTGCATGAGAAAGCACTGCTCTTCTGCAAGAGACGAGAAGAGAGTGGGGAGGGATACGAGAAAGCCCCTTCATATAGCTTCAAACAGGAGCTCAGC ATGAGTGCTATTGGAATAACAGAGCATGCTAAAGGGGACAGCAAGAAGTTTGAGATCTGGTCCAGTTCAAGGGATGAGGTATACACCGTACAG GCCATGTCTGAAGAGGTTAAGACTATCTGGGTGACAGAAATCCGGAAACTTCTAACAGGACAGCTGGAGGCCTGCAAAG AGGCAAGACAACAGAGGCCTCCTGATCAGCTCACCTCAGACACTAGCTCAACTAACag GAGTGGAGGAGTGGAGAAACAGAAGACTGAGGAAGAACGGGACAAAGAACTTGAGAATATCTCTGAACCCAGAATGACAGAGAGAACAAAGG GGTCTTCTTGCAGCTCTGAGACTAAACCAAAACGACAGGATATCCGGAGTGACCCCACACCTCTAG GTTGGTCTAAAGGATCTCTCTCCCTGGATGCCTCTATGGAGCATGATGGGTACTTTAGTGCTGAGGAGCAGATGACTTCAGACCCAGAGGAGGAGAGGGAAGAGAAGCTG tgtgaagatgaaccacagTCTATGAGGATTGCAGAAGAGATCCACTGTTCTGAAGAGACTGAGAATTCTGAGAAATGA
- the LOC127659229 gene encoding guanine nucleotide exchange factor DBS-like isoform X1 → MATIWMSEKVAVQELQCRLSNVAYSIDEIMQKESSSFYAADILKELKQQFAFLSGGRGQDGSPIIILPEFPSFCEIGDQEFHNVLTYLTSIPSLSAAGVGFIVVIDRRRDRWTCLKGTLLRISGWFPGNLRLVLVLRPSAILQRMLSDVFFKLNRDDFKVPVIMLSSVTDLHSYIEPSQLTQELSGSQYYCHKTWISHRTDLESFAASVKRMSQRLLVFGRELAETELPNNLQTASSLLNAHTSKKESLKEEMAGALSQGRNLLENIREPVRRDPESSLNPDQLENIATVHRLLSQLNESSSAFDDFWFQHRNKMELSLKLCQFAYNFQQVQTDLKQATDTLNAFSDVGISYAQTEHLLEELTSHEEKACDVLERVRSLVAEGQGLIDSSQNEDDSVAINCSELQKAREKLTQEFKDKRTMLTQAMELHRRLDMVCNWCDDGMYMLASQPLDKCQSQEGAESALSELECYLETANEKQQWDISTVWLEYESILKNELKEQVKCAFEKKVSIQEMFERRRVSLKKLAAKQTRPVQPVAPRPESLSSPAHRDHENSFTSEDSDRRVSCKQVSSDQVDRSSHIASVSEEETLAVLRRHVMNELLETERAYVEELMCVLQGYAAEMDNPSMAPLIPAALQKKKDVLFGNMQEIYNFHQRVFLKELENYTDCPELVGRCFLDWMGELQIYEKYCHNKPRSESLWRQCSDCAFFQECQKKLEHKLGLDSYLLKPVQRITKYQLLLKEMIKYSKGCEGSVELQAALSSILGILKAVNDSMHLIAITGYEGNLGDLGRLLMQGSFSVWAEHKRGHVKVMELARFKPMQRHLFLHEKALLFCKRREESGEGYEKAPSYSFKQELSMSAIGITEHAKGDSKKFEIWSSSRDEVYTVQAMSEEVKTIWVTEIRKLLTGQLEACKEARQQRPPDQLTSDTSSTNRLVRNDSNLRSGGVEKQKTEEERDKELENISEPRMTERTKGSSCSSETKPKRQDIRSDPTPLGWSKGSLSLDASMEHDGYFSAEEQMTSDPEEEREEKLCEDEPQSMRIAEEIHCSEETENSEK, encoded by the exons ATGAGATCATGCAGAAGGAGTCCAGTTCTTTCTATGCTGCTGACATCCTCAAAGAGCTCAAGCAACAGTTTGCATTCCTGTCAG GGGGAAGAGGACAGGATGGAAGCCCTATCATTATCTTGCCAGAATTTCCTTCATTTTGTGAAATTGGAGATCAAGAGTTTCATAATGTTCTCACCTACCTGACAAGTATTCCCAg TTTGAGTGCAGCAGGTGTGGGTTTTATCGTAGTGATTGACAGGCGTCGGGATCGATGGACTTGTTTAAAGGGAACATTACTGCGTATCTCA GGCTGGTTTCCTGGTAATCTTCGGCTTGTTCTGGTGCTGAGACCTAGTGCCATCCTTCAGCGAATGCTGTCTGATGTGTTCTTCAAACTCAACCGAGACGACTTTAAAGTACCA gtTATTATGCTAAGCTCAGTGACTGACCTGCACTCTTATATTGAGCCGAGTCAACTGACACAAGAACTGAGTGGCTCTCAGTACTACTGCCACAAGACTTGGATCTCTCATCGCACT GATCTAGAAAGCTTTGCTGCATCAGTGAAGAGGATGTCTCAGAGACTACTAGTGTTTGGCAGAGAACTGGCAGAAACAGAACTTCCTAACAACCTCCAAACAGCCAGCAGTCTGCTGAATGCACACACTAGCAAGAAAGAGAGTTTGAAA GAAGAGATGGCAGGTGCTCTCAGCCAAGGACGCAATCTTCTTGAGAACATTAGAGAACCAGTGCGCAGAGACCCGGAGAGCAGTCTGAACCCTGATCAGCTGGAAAACATTGCAACAGTGCACAG GCTATTATCCCAGTTGAATGAGAGCTCTTCAGCGTTTGATGACTTTTGGTTCCAGCACAGAAATAAAATGGAGTTGAGTTTGAAACTCTGCCAGTTTGCCTACAACTTTCAGCAG GTGCAAACAGATTTGAAACAGGCAACAGACACACTAAATGCTTTCTCAGATGTTGGAATAAGCTATGCCCAAACAGAACACCTTCTTGAAGAGCTGACCAGTCATGAAGAGAAGGCTTGC GATGTGTTAGAGAGAGTCAGGTCCCTGGTTGCTGAGGGCCAAggtttgattgacagctctcAAAATGAGGATGACAGTGTTGCAATAAATTGCAGTGAACTTCAGAAAGCCAGAGAGAAACTCACCCAAGAGTTCAAAGACAAGAGGACCATGCTGACACAAGCTATGGAGCTACATAGAAGATTAGACATG GTGTGTAACTGGTGTGATGATGGGATGTACATGCTTGCGTCACAGCCTCTGGACAAGTGCCAGTCACAGGAGGGGGCAGAGTCAGCACTGTCAGAACTGGAGTGTTACTTGGAGACAGCCAATGAGAAACAGCAATGGGATATAAGCACAGTTTGGCTGGAATATGAGAGCATTCTGAAGAATGAGCTCAAA GAGCAGGTTAAGTGTGCATTTGAGAAGAAAGTGTCAATACAGGAGATGTTTGAAAGGAGGAGGGTTAGCCTGAAGAAACTAGCAGCCAAGCAAACACGCCCAGTCCAACCTGTCGCCCCCCGACCGGAGTCACTTTCATCTCCAG ctcaCAGGGATCATGAGAACAGCTTTACCAGTGAAGACTCGGACAGAAGAGTGTCATGTAAACAA GTAAGCTCTGATCAGGTTGACAGGAGCAGTCATATTGCCTCTGTATCGGAGGAGGAGACTCTCGCTGTGCTCCGCAG GCATGTAATGAATGAGTTATTGGAAACTGAGAGAGCATATGTGGAAGAGCTTATGTGTGTTTTACAG GGATATGCTGCGGAAATGGACAACCCCTCCATGGCTCCTCTCATCCCAGCAGCCCTGCAGAAGAAGAAGGATGTGTTATTTGGGAACATGCAGGAGATTTATAATTTCCACCAAAG GGTATTCCTCAAAGAACTGGAGAATTACACTGACTGTCCTGAGCTTGTTGGCCGCTGCTTTCTGGACTGG ATGGGGGAGTTGCAGATTTATGAGAAGTACTGTCACAACAAGCCTCGCTCTGAGAGCCTTTGGAGGCAGTGCTCGGATTGTGCCTTCTTCCAg GAATGCCAAAAGAAACTTGAGCACAAACTGGGGCTGGACTCGTACTTACTGAAACCTGTGCAGAGGATCACTAAATACCAGCTCCTGCTGAAG GAGATGATTAAATATAGTAAAGGCTGTGAGGGGTCAGTGGAGTTGCAGGCAGCTCTTTCCTCCATACTGGGCATCTTGAAGGCTGTAAATGACTCTATGCACCTCATCGCCATCACTGGATATGAG GGTAACCTTGGAGACCTTGGTCGCCTGCTGATGCAGGGGTCATTCAGTGTGTGGGCAGAGCATAAGAGAGGTCATGTGAAGGTAATGGAGCTTGCAAGGTTTAAGCCCATGCAGAGACACCTGTTCCTGCATGAGAAAGCACTGCTCTTCTGCAAGAGACGAGAAGAGAGTGGGGAGGGATACGAGAAAGCCCCTTCATATAGCTTCAAACAGGAGCTCAGC ATGAGTGCTATTGGAATAACAGAGCATGCTAAAGGGGACAGCAAGAAGTTTGAGATCTGGTCCAGTTCAAGGGATGAGGTATACACCGTACAG GCCATGTCTGAAGAGGTTAAGACTATCTGGGTGACAGAAATCCGGAAACTTCTAACAGGACAGCTGGAGGCCTGCAAAG AGGCAAGACAACAGAGGCCTCCTGATCAGCTCACCTCAGACACTAGCTCAACTAACag ACTGGTGAGAAATGATAGTAATCTTAGGAGTGGAGGAGTGGAGAAACAGAAGACTGAGGAAGAACGGGACAAAGAACTTGAGAATATCTCTGAACCCAGAATGACAGAGAGAACAAAGG GGTCTTCTTGCAGCTCTGAGACTAAACCAAAACGACAGGATATCCGGAGTGACCCCACACCTCTAG GTTGGTCTAAAGGATCTCTCTCCCTGGATGCCTCTATGGAGCATGATGGGTACTTTAGTGCTGAGGAGCAGATGACTTCAGACCCAGAGGAGGAGAGGGAAGAGAAGCTG tgtgaagatgaaccacagTCTATGAGGATTGCAGAAGAGATCCACTGTTCTGAAGAGACTGAGAATTCTGAGAAATGA